GCCGCATGAGCACACCTCCCTCGCCCTCGATCGCCGAACCGCTCTACGGGGCCTCGTTCGGACAAGCCATTGTCCGGTTCTTCCGCAAGTACGCGACGTTCTCGGGCCGCGCCAGCCGCTCGGAGTACTGGTGGTGGCAGCTCGCGACCACATTGGTGTACCTGGTTCTCGCCGCTCTGGCTCTGGGAATCGGCTTCGCCACTGGAGGTCTCAACGCTGAAGGGGATGTGTTCTACCTCAGCCCCGCGTTCAACATCGGAAT
Above is a window of Microbacterium sp. BK668 DNA encoding:
- a CDS encoding DUF805 domain-containing protein, producing the protein MSTPPSPSIAEPLYGASFGQAIVRFFRKYATFSGRASRSEYWWWQLATTLVYLVLAALALGIGFATGGLNAEGDVFYLSPAFNIGIALAAGWAVVTLIPQIAIAVRRLHDVNLSGWLVLLRLLPSVGDVILLVLTVLPPNPAGARFDKR